Proteins from a single region of Desulfovibrio porci:
- a CDS encoding serine/threonine protein phosphatase: protein MSALWRRIFRAGPASAAVLAAALSLLAVPAPEALAARAAQKKAVQVTTIYDNQPPVTDKELVGFLEILPRFRAWAKENKEEAHPVLRNGKADFLYSPQAAEWVRAQGWDPVRFFCVMGRMAAALVIVEEGNDMSGTRPRDMPGVTEEELALARRHLGTMLKAGGNAPPINR from the coding sequence TTGTCGGCGCTGTGGCGCCGGATTTTCCGGGCCGGTCCGGCCTCGGCGGCGGTGCTGGCTGCGGCCCTGAGCCTGCTGGCGGTTCCGGCCCCGGAAGCGCTGGCGGCGCGCGCCGCCCAGAAAAAGGCCGTCCAGGTTACCACAATCTATGACAACCAGCCGCCGGTCACCGACAAGGAACTGGTCGGTTTTCTTGAAATCCTGCCCCGCTTCCGGGCCTGGGCCAAGGAAAACAAGGAAGAGGCCCATCCGGTGCTGCGCAACGGCAAAGCGGACTTTCTCTATTCGCCCCAGGCGGCGGAGTGGGTGCGCGCCCAGGGCTGGGACCCGGTACGCTTTTTCTGCGTCATGGGCCGCATGGCCGCCGCCTTGGTGATTGTGGAAGAAGGCAACGATATGAGCGGCACCCGCCCGCGCGACATGCCCGGCGTCACGGAAGAGGAACTGGCCCTGGCCCGTCGCCATCTGGGCACAATGCTCAAGGCCGGCGGCAACGCGCCGCCTATCAATCGCTGA